A genomic stretch from Arthrobacter sp. KBS0702 includes:
- a CDS encoding branched-chain amino acid ABC transporter permease, whose product MGAIFAAVAALLLVVAPASQAATPSPTPSPSSTTFQNSISGFLRGDDRAPLAGVTITAKSGDFTGTAKSGANGAWSIGVPTQGTYEVELDVKTLPEGTKLAEGQENPRKVTFSQTSNLSVIFAFGKGIVVQQQDFGQNLLNRLVAGLSFGLLLALASVGLSLIFGTTGLTNFAHGEMVTLGAVLVFGFNAMNLPFWLSIILALLGGGLFGYVQDAGLWKPLRRRGTGLVPMMIVSIGLALAVRYVIQFYFGGATQQLPFAQSAEIQIGPISISPNNLWSLLISVIVIAVLGVVLLKTRLGKATRAVADNPALAAASGIDVDSVIRIVWVTGGMLASLGGILWAYYRPGVTFDMGSQILLLIFAGVTLGGLGTVWGALFGSIIVGIFVELTTVFGLAADLKYVGALFIMIVVLLFRPQGILGRRERVG is encoded by the coding sequence GTGGGGGCCATTTTCGCCGCCGTGGCGGCCCTCCTGCTGGTTGTCGCCCCGGCATCGCAGGCCGCGACCCCGTCGCCGACACCATCCCCGTCGAGCACCACGTTCCAAAACAGCATCAGCGGCTTCCTGCGCGGCGACGACCGCGCGCCGCTCGCTGGTGTCACCATCACTGCCAAGAGCGGTGACTTCACGGGAACAGCCAAATCGGGCGCTAACGGCGCCTGGAGCATCGGCGTCCCCACTCAGGGAACGTATGAGGTGGAACTGGACGTCAAGACCCTTCCGGAGGGCACCAAGCTCGCCGAGGGCCAGGAGAACCCCCGCAAGGTCACCTTCAGCCAGACCTCCAACCTCTCGGTGATCTTCGCCTTCGGCAAGGGCATCGTTGTCCAGCAGCAGGATTTCGGCCAGAACCTCCTCAACCGCCTGGTGGCCGGCCTGAGCTTCGGCCTGCTCCTCGCCCTCGCATCCGTGGGGCTTTCGCTGATCTTCGGCACCACCGGCCTGACCAACTTTGCGCACGGCGAGATGGTCACGCTCGGCGCCGTCCTGGTCTTCGGCTTCAACGCCATGAACCTGCCGTTCTGGCTCTCCATCATCCTGGCGCTCCTCGGCGGCGGTCTCTTCGGCTACGTCCAGGACGCCGGGCTGTGGAAACCGCTCCGGCGCCGCGGGACCGGCCTGGTCCCGATGATGATCGTCAGCATCGGCCTGGCCCTGGCGGTCCGCTACGTCATCCAGTTCTACTTCGGCGGCGCCACCCAGCAGCTGCCGTTCGCGCAGAGCGCCGAAATCCAGATCGGCCCGATCTCCATCTCGCCGAACAACCTCTGGTCCCTGCTGATCAGCGTGATCGTCATCGCCGTCCTCGGCGTCGTGCTGCTGAAGACCCGGCTCGGCAAGGCAACCCGCGCCGTCGCCGACAACCCTGCCCTCGCTGCGGCCTCCGGCATCGACGTCGACTCCGTCATCCGCATCGTCTGGGTCACCGGCGGCATGCTGGCCTCCCTCGGCGGCATCCTCTGGGCCTACTACCGGCCCGGCGTCACCTTCGACATGGGATCCCAGATCCTGCTGCTCATCTTCGCCGGCGTCACCCTCGGCGGCCTCGGCACCGTGTGGGGCGCGCTGTTCGGCTCCATCATCGTCGGCATCTTCGTTGAGCTCACCACCGTGTTCGGCCTCGCCGCCGACCTCAAGTACGTGGGAGCCCTCTTCATCATGATCGTTGTCCTCTTGTTCCGGCCCCAGGGCATCCTGGGCCGCCGCGAGCGCGTGGGTTAG